In a single window of the Neodiprion virginianus isolate iyNeoVirg1 chromosome 1, iyNeoVirg1.1, whole genome shotgun sequence genome:
- the LOC124310481 gene encoding stress-activated protein kinase JNK isoform X4: MPYLGPDMTSRLSALFYTVEVGDTKFTILKRYQNLKPIGSGAQGIVCAAYDTVTAQNVAIKKLSRPFQNVTHAKRAYREFKLMKLVNHKNIIGLLNAFTPQRSLDEFQDVYLVMELMDANLCQVIQMDLDHERMSYLLYQMLCGIKHLHSAGIIHRDLKPSNIVVKSDCTLKILDFGLARTAGTTFMMTPYVVTRYYRAPEVILGMGYKENVDIWSVGCIMGEMIRGGVLFPGTDHIDQWNKIIEQLGTPAAEFMQRLQPTVRNYVENRPRYPGYPFDRLFPDVLFPSDSSEHNRLKASQARDLLSRMLVIDPERRISVDDALLHNYINVWYDEGEVNAPAPGPYDHSVDEREHTVDQWKELIYQEVMEYETSHNPVAVAQPADSAGSR, from the exons ATGCCTTACCTGGGGCCTGACATGACATCCCGGCTGTCAGCCTTGTTCTACACGGTCGAGGTCGGGGACACAAAGTTCACCATCCTCAAACGCTACCAAAACCTCAAGCCAATTGGATCCGGAGCCCAGGGTATCGTCTG TGCGGCCTACGATACAGTGACAGCGCAAAATGTCGCCATCAAGAAGCTGTCCAGACCGTTTCAGAATGTAACACACGCGAAACGAGCTTACAGGGAATTCAAGCTCATGAAACTCGTGAACCATAAAAAC ATCATCGGACTTCTGAATGCATTCACACCTCAACGATCCTTGGACGAGTTCCAAGACGTCTACCTCGTTATGGAGCTGATGGATGCCAATCTGTGCCAGGTGATCCAAATGGATTTGGATCACGAACGCATGTCCTATCTCCTGTATCAGATGCTCTGTGGAATCAAGCACTTACATTCCGCTGGCATTATTCATAGG GATCTAAAGCCGAGCAATATTGTTGTGAAATCGGATTGTACCCTGAAAATATTGGACTTTGGTCTGGCCAGGACTGCCGGCACAACGTTCATGATGACGCCGTACGTCGTGACGCGATATTATCGAGCACCCGAG GTAATTCTTGGCATGGGATACAAAGAGAACGTGGATATCTGGTCGGTCGGATGCATTATGGGAGAGATGATTCGAGGTGGCGTCTTGTTCCCCGGAACCGATCACATTGATCAGTGGAACAAAATCATTG AGCAATTAGGAACACCTGCAGCAGAGTTTATGCAACGACTGCAGCCGACGGTGAGGAATTACGTTGAAAACAGGCCGAGATATCCTGGATATCCTTTCGACAGGCTTTTCCCAGACGTCTTGTTTCCGTCAGATTCCTCTGAACACAACAGGCTAAAAG CGAGTCAAGCCAGAGACCTTCTTTCACGTATGCTTGTCATCGATCCCGAGCGACGAATCTCTGTGGATGATGCGCTGCTGCATAACTACATCAACGTCTGGTACGACGAAGGAGAAGTTAACGCt CCTGCACCTGGACCGTACGATCACAGCGTCGATGAGAGGGAACACACCGTGGATCAGTGGAAGGAGTTAATTTATCAAGAAGTAATGGAATACGAAACAAGCCATAACCCAGTTGCCGTTGCACAACCCGCAGATTCAGCTGGATCACGGTAG
- the LOC124310481 gene encoding stress-activated protein kinase JNK isoform X1: protein MENAVNALAGGNIRAGYRRYVSGDTELCIPERYVDVAPRGVGAQGIVCAAYDTVTAQNVAIKKLSRPFQNVTHAKRAYREFKLMKLVNHKNIIGLLNAFTPQRSLDEFQDVYLVMELMDANLCQVIQMDLDHERMSYLLYQMLCGIKHLHSAGIIHRDLKPSNIVVKSDCTLKILDFGLARTAGTTFMMTPYVVTRYYRAPEVILGMGYKENVDIWSVGCIMGEMIRGGVLFPGTDHIDQWNKIIEQLGTPAAEFMQRLQPTVRNYVENRPRYPGYPFDRLFPDVLFPSDSSEHNRLKGRASQARDLLSRMLVIDPERRISVDDALLHNYINVWYDEGEVNAPAPGPYDHSVDEREHTVDQWKELIYQEVMEYETSHNPVAVAQPADSAGSR from the exons ATGGAAAATGCGGTGAACGCTTTGGCCGGTGGAAACATCAGAGCCGGATATCGTCGGTACGTTTCCGGTGACACGGAACTCTGCATTCCTGAGCGTTACGTCGACGTCGCGCCACGAGGCGTCGGCGCTCAAGGTATCGTTTG TGCGGCCTACGATACAGTGACAGCGCAAAATGTCGCCATCAAGAAGCTGTCCAGACCGTTTCAGAATGTAACACACGCGAAACGAGCTTACAGGGAATTCAAGCTCATGAAACTCGTGAACCATAAAAAC ATCATCGGACTTCTGAATGCATTCACACCTCAACGATCCTTGGACGAGTTCCAAGACGTCTACCTCGTTATGGAGCTGATGGATGCCAATCTGTGCCAGGTGATCCAAATGGATTTGGATCACGAACGCATGTCCTATCTCCTGTATCAGATGCTCTGTGGAATCAAGCACTTACATTCCGCTGGCATTATTCATAGG GATCTAAAGCCGAGCAATATTGTTGTGAAATCGGATTGTACCCTGAAAATATTGGACTTTGGTCTGGCCAGGACTGCCGGCACAACGTTCATGATGACGCCGTACGTCGTGACGCGATATTATCGAGCACCCGAG GTAATTCTTGGCATGGGATACAAAGAGAACGTGGATATCTGGTCGGTCGGATGCATTATGGGAGAGATGATTCGAGGTGGCGTCTTGTTCCCCGGAACCGATCACATTGATCAGTGGAACAAAATCATTG AGCAATTAGGAACACCTGCAGCAGAGTTTATGCAACGACTGCAGCCGACGGTGAGGAATTACGTTGAAAACAGGCCGAGATATCCTGGATATCCTTTCGACAGGCTTTTCCCAGACGTCTTGTTTCCGTCAGATTCCTCTGAACACAACAGGCTAAAAGGTAGAG CGAGTCAAGCCAGAGACCTTCTTTCACGTATGCTTGTCATCGATCCCGAGCGACGAATCTCTGTGGATGATGCGCTGCTGCATAACTACATCAACGTCTGGTACGACGAAGGAGAAGTTAACGCt CCTGCACCTGGACCGTACGATCACAGCGTCGATGAGAGGGAACACACCGTGGATCAGTGGAAGGAGTTAATTTATCAAGAAGTAATGGAATACGAAACAAGCCATAACCCAGTTGCCGTTGCACAACCCGCAGATTCAGCTGGATCACGGTAG
- the LOC124310481 gene encoding stress-activated protein kinase JNK isoform X2, translated as MPYLGPDMTSRLSALFYTVEVGDTKFTILKRYQNLKPIGSGAQGIVCAAYDTVTAQNVAIKKLSRPFQNVTHAKRAYREFKLMKLVNHKNIIGLLNAFTPQRSLDEFQDVYLVMELMDANLCQVIQMDLDHERMSYLLYQMLCGIKHLHSAGIIHRDLKPSNIVVKSDCTLKILDFGLARTAGTTFMMTPYVVTRYYRAPEVILGMGYKENVDIWSVGCIMGEMIRGGVLFPGTDHIDQWNKIIEQLGTPAAEFMQRLQPTVRNYVENRPRYPGYPFDRLFPDVLFPSDSSEHNRLKGRASQARDLLSRMLVIDPERRISVDDALLHNYINVWYDEGEVNAPAPGPYDHSVDEREHTVDQWKELIYQEVMEYETSHNPVAVAQPADSAGSR; from the exons ATGCCTTACCTGGGGCCTGACATGACATCCCGGCTGTCAGCCTTGTTCTACACGGTCGAGGTCGGGGACACAAAGTTCACCATCCTCAAACGCTACCAAAACCTCAAGCCAATTGGATCCGGAGCCCAGGGTATCGTCTG TGCGGCCTACGATACAGTGACAGCGCAAAATGTCGCCATCAAGAAGCTGTCCAGACCGTTTCAGAATGTAACACACGCGAAACGAGCTTACAGGGAATTCAAGCTCATGAAACTCGTGAACCATAAAAAC ATCATCGGACTTCTGAATGCATTCACACCTCAACGATCCTTGGACGAGTTCCAAGACGTCTACCTCGTTATGGAGCTGATGGATGCCAATCTGTGCCAGGTGATCCAAATGGATTTGGATCACGAACGCATGTCCTATCTCCTGTATCAGATGCTCTGTGGAATCAAGCACTTACATTCCGCTGGCATTATTCATAGG GATCTAAAGCCGAGCAATATTGTTGTGAAATCGGATTGTACCCTGAAAATATTGGACTTTGGTCTGGCCAGGACTGCCGGCACAACGTTCATGATGACGCCGTACGTCGTGACGCGATATTATCGAGCACCCGAG GTAATTCTTGGCATGGGATACAAAGAGAACGTGGATATCTGGTCGGTCGGATGCATTATGGGAGAGATGATTCGAGGTGGCGTCTTGTTCCCCGGAACCGATCACATTGATCAGTGGAACAAAATCATTG AGCAATTAGGAACACCTGCAGCAGAGTTTATGCAACGACTGCAGCCGACGGTGAGGAATTACGTTGAAAACAGGCCGAGATATCCTGGATATCCTTTCGACAGGCTTTTCCCAGACGTCTTGTTTCCGTCAGATTCCTCTGAACACAACAGGCTAAAAGGTAGAG CGAGTCAAGCCAGAGACCTTCTTTCACGTATGCTTGTCATCGATCCCGAGCGACGAATCTCTGTGGATGATGCGCTGCTGCATAACTACATCAACGTCTGGTACGACGAAGGAGAAGTTAACGCt CCTGCACCTGGACCGTACGATCACAGCGTCGATGAGAGGGAACACACCGTGGATCAGTGGAAGGAGTTAATTTATCAAGAAGTAATGGAATACGAAACAAGCCATAACCCAGTTGCCGTTGCACAACCCGCAGATTCAGCTGGATCACGGTAG
- the LOC124310481 gene encoding stress-activated protein kinase JNK isoform X3 encodes MENAVNALAGGNIRAGYRRYVSGDTELCIPERYVDVAPRGVGAQGIVCAAYDTVTAQNVAIKKLSRPFQNVTHAKRAYREFKLMKLVNHKNIIGLLNAFTPQRSLDEFQDVYLVMELMDANLCQVIQMDLDHERMSYLLYQMLCGIKHLHSAGIIHRDLKPSNIVVKSDCTLKILDFGLARTAGTTFMMTPYVVTRYYRAPEVILGMGYKENVDIWSVGCIMGEMIRGGVLFPGTDHIDQWNKIIEQLGTPAAEFMQRLQPTVRNYVENRPRYPGYPFDRLFPDVLFPSDSSEHNRLKASQARDLLSRMLVIDPERRISVDDALLHNYINVWYDEGEVNAPAPGPYDHSVDEREHTVDQWKELIYQEVMEYETSHNPVAVAQPADSAGSR; translated from the exons ATGGAAAATGCGGTGAACGCTTTGGCCGGTGGAAACATCAGAGCCGGATATCGTCGGTACGTTTCCGGTGACACGGAACTCTGCATTCCTGAGCGTTACGTCGACGTCGCGCCACGAGGCGTCGGCGCTCAAGGTATCGTTTG TGCGGCCTACGATACAGTGACAGCGCAAAATGTCGCCATCAAGAAGCTGTCCAGACCGTTTCAGAATGTAACACACGCGAAACGAGCTTACAGGGAATTCAAGCTCATGAAACTCGTGAACCATAAAAAC ATCATCGGACTTCTGAATGCATTCACACCTCAACGATCCTTGGACGAGTTCCAAGACGTCTACCTCGTTATGGAGCTGATGGATGCCAATCTGTGCCAGGTGATCCAAATGGATTTGGATCACGAACGCATGTCCTATCTCCTGTATCAGATGCTCTGTGGAATCAAGCACTTACATTCCGCTGGCATTATTCATAGG GATCTAAAGCCGAGCAATATTGTTGTGAAATCGGATTGTACCCTGAAAATATTGGACTTTGGTCTGGCCAGGACTGCCGGCACAACGTTCATGATGACGCCGTACGTCGTGACGCGATATTATCGAGCACCCGAG GTAATTCTTGGCATGGGATACAAAGAGAACGTGGATATCTGGTCGGTCGGATGCATTATGGGAGAGATGATTCGAGGTGGCGTCTTGTTCCCCGGAACCGATCACATTGATCAGTGGAACAAAATCATTG AGCAATTAGGAACACCTGCAGCAGAGTTTATGCAACGACTGCAGCCGACGGTGAGGAATTACGTTGAAAACAGGCCGAGATATCCTGGATATCCTTTCGACAGGCTTTTCCCAGACGTCTTGTTTCCGTCAGATTCCTCTGAACACAACAGGCTAAAAG CGAGTCAAGCCAGAGACCTTCTTTCACGTATGCTTGTCATCGATCCCGAGCGACGAATCTCTGTGGATGATGCGCTGCTGCATAACTACATCAACGTCTGGTACGACGAAGGAGAAGTTAACGCt CCTGCACCTGGACCGTACGATCACAGCGTCGATGAGAGGGAACACACCGTGGATCAGTGGAAGGAGTTAATTTATCAAGAAGTAATGGAATACGAAACAAGCCATAACCCAGTTGCCGTTGCACAACCCGCAGATTCAGCTGGATCACGGTAG